The genomic segment GCCAATAGAAGCGGGCGGCGATGTAGGTGCTGATCCCCTGCTGCCGCCCTTTGAGGACCAGGGCCCGGACCTTGCCGGTCCGGGCCCGCTGCTCCTCCAGCCGCCGGTGCAGGTGCTCCTGGGCCCGGTTCAGCACCAGGGGCAGGACGGCACCCGACTTGGTGCGGATCCGCATGCACTTGGCGGCGTAGTGGGGGAAATCCTCCCGCAGGCGTTTGCGGATCGCCGCTTCGCGAAGGTCCATGGCCCGTTGCTCCCCTCCACCGTCATTCCAGTTCCGAAAGGGCGTCCTCGTGGCTGATGGTGGCCTGCAGGCTGGCCTCGATGCTGCTCAGGCGCGGGTGCACGAAGGGGGCGGCGGCCTTGGCGGCCTGGAAGCGGACGGACCGGTCGGCGGTCTCGTCGCGCATCACCGCCAGCAGGTAATCCAGCGGTGTCTGGTCCTGTCCGGCTTCGGCGGCCGGGGACGTTGCCGGATGTGTTGTCGCATCGGCGGGCTGGGGAACCGGCCGGGGCGCACGCGCCCGGCCCCCCCGCGTACCTGCACGCGGCATGGCTGGATCTCCATTGGATTCGAATCGGGGAACGTGTCGGATGGAGCGCACCGGATGCCGGATCGGCAAAAACAACAGCCCCGCGCGGGGTGCGGCGGGGCTGTTTCGTCGGGGCGCAACTTCTTGAAGCTAACCAAATCTGGACAAAAAAGAGTCCGGTGTCAACAATTTTTGGATGCGAACTTACCGGGAAAACATCTTTTTACGCGCAACCCTGCTGTCCCCTCAGTTGATGCGCCAGAGTTTGGCCAACTCCGTCAGCCCATCGCGCAATTGCATCAACCGCCGTGTTCCGCCCACCCACTCGTCCAGCAGGCAGACCGCGACGACCGCCGGCAGGTTGCCCGGAGTGAGGGCCCGCTGCGCCGCGGTCAACTCGTCCCGTGCCAGGACACGGCCCAGCGGCAGCGGATCGCCGCCGGGGGGTAGGCGCTCGCCGTACGGCATCGTCACCCGAGGCATCGCCCCTGCCCGCTGGGCCAGCGCCCGGAGGCGGCATCCGGCCTGGTACTGCGGATCGGTGATCTGCGCGCGGATGTGGTAGGCGTCGAGCACGCATTCGGCGACGGCACGCGCGCCCCTGACAGTGGCCGAGCCACCGTCGGCGATCCGGCGCAGTTCCATGACGACGCCGCCCATATGGTTGCGACGTTCGGGCGTGCCGATATCCGCTTCGGCCAAGGTCACGGCCTTGCGCTTGTGCCGGCGGACGGCTGCGGGCCTACTCATGTCCGCCCCCCTTCGCCGATGTCCCCGAGCCGGCGCCATAGACGCGCTCGGCCTCGGCCATGATCAGTTCGCGGGATTGCCAGGGCATCCCTTCCAGTGCCGATGGCGAAAAGTACACGCCACGCCCCATGCGGTAGGCGACAGCGGCCTTGGCCGCCAACTCGTCCTCGGAGGCGGGGGATCTCCCCACCATCCGTCCGACCTGGCTTTGGATCGGTCGATGCATCGAGTCCATCCTTTCTGTTTCGGGTGTTGGCGGGTTGCGGCGGCTTCCGCTCAGGCCGCCCAGGCCGCGAAGTCCCCCAGCGCCGATCCCGTGGGTACGTGGGTGATGGGCATGGACACGCCCGGTCGGACGGTGCCCGGCGACACAGGTCCGAACCGGCAATCGTCGGCGCCGTAATCCCGGCCGCTCCGGCGGTAGAGTTCGGCGATGGCCGCCTCGGTCATGCGGTGTCCGCGCCGGCGGCGGCCAATCTGCGCGTTGATGGGGGGGACGAACGCCTTGTGCCCGACCTCGAAGCGGGCCGGCGACATCCGCCCGCCCGCGGACTTGCCGCGGACGAGGTTCATGCCCATGCGCATGCGCTGGACCGCCCGCCGTTGGAGGCCGAACCGCTCGGCGATCTCCGCATCGGTCAGGCCTTCGTTGAACAGCGCGGGCAAGGCGGCCCGGCAGGCGGCGACGGGATCGGTACCGGTGCCGCGTGAACCGGTCGTCCCGGTGGTTTTCCTTTTCATGGCTCTGCAAATCCCCGTTTTCGGCGGCCGGGGCACAGCGGGACCGCCCGGGCACACGGCACTTCGGCTCGCCGCGGCCCCTGGATAGGGGTGCCGGGCGCCGTATCGGGTGTGTCCGCCAAGTGTCGGGCGTCTGTCGGTTGTGCATGCCGCAATCCCAAGTAGCCGCGGGAAACTGCGGTAATGATACCGACACGTCAACGGTAGATTTACCGCATGGCTGGCATCGTGAGGGAACGGCATAGTGCCGCCCATGGCCAACACGCTTGCCGAACGCATCCAGGCCCGGCTTGACGCCCTCAAGCTCTCGCCCCGCAAGGCTTCGTTGAACGCGAAGCAAAGCCCGGACTTCGTCCGCAACATCCTGCGCGGGCTGTCGCAGAATCCGCGCGCCTCGGCGCTGCAGGCGCTGGCCGACGTGCTGAACGTACCCGTGGAATACCTGACCGAGGTCGCGGGCCAGGACCAAGCCGCCGGGCTGCGGCAGGTGGGCCTGTCGAAGGTCTTTGTGATGGGTGCGGTGCAGGCCGGCCTGTGGCAGGAGGCGGTCGAGTGGGAGGCATCGGACTGGTACGCGCTGACCGTGATGGACGATCCGCGCTACACCACGATCCCTCGCTTCGGGCTGGAGGTGCGCGGCAACTCCATGAACCGGCTGTATCCGCACGGGACGGTGCTGGTCTGCGTGAAGTTCAGCGACTTGGCGCGCGAGCCCAAACCGGGCGAGAAGGTCATCTGCCTGCGCCGCAGCGTGACGGCGGAGTTCGAGGCGACGGTCAAGGAATACCAGCGCGACGAGAAGGGCCGCCATGTGCTGTGGCCGCGCTCGACGGAGCCCGAGTTCCAGCAACCCATCGTGCTCGATGACGAAATCCTGCCGCTGGCCACCGGGGACGAGGTGCTGCCCACGATCGCAAACGCCGGGCATTTCGGTGACCATGCCGGCGTCCAGGATATCTGGATCGCCGCACTGGTGACCCAGAGCGTGCGCTTGGAATAAGACCGGGCGGTCACGAGATGCCGCGGTAAAAATACCGATACACTGATTGACACGGCATTGGTACCGCACCATTGTCCACCCCGAGGCGGGCGGCCCGACAGGCTGCATTGGCGACGACGGAGGCGGTGGCAATGTCCGAGACCACGACCCATGCCGAAGGACGCGCGGTCCGGGGCCTGACCACGGCTGGGGTGGGCCGACGGCTGGAGCAGGCACGTCGGCGGATCGGCGGCCGGCTGTCCCTGACCTGGGACATCGGCGCTACGGCGCGTTTCTTCGTCACCCATTGGCTGCCCGCAGGCCCCGGCGGGTTCGGCGACTGCCGAACGGTGGCCGTCGGCGAACTGGACGCCTGCCTGCGCCAACTGGATG from the Azospirillaceae bacterium genome contains:
- a CDS encoding XRE family transcriptional regulator, whose amino-acid sequence is MANTLAERIQARLDALKLSPRKASLNAKQSPDFVRNILRGLSQNPRASALQALADVLNVPVEYLTEVAGQDQAAGLRQVGLSKVFVMGAVQAGLWQEAVEWEASDWYALTVMDDPRYTTIPRFGLEVRGNSMNRLYPHGTVLVCVKFSDLAREPKPGEKVICLRRSVTAEFEATVKEYQRDEKGRHVLWPRSTEPEFQQPIVLDDEILPLATGDEVLPTIANAGHFGDHAGVQDIWIAALVTQSVRLE